ATCTCCTATGTGTGTATCATGAGTATCCTACTAAGTCATTGTTTATTTCCGTGCTGTTCTttccttcaccccaccccctactTTTATGCTGTTATAAGATGCTGCTGTGATGTTTCAAGAATTTACATCCTGTAGGCTGACTGTAACACCCAACtcattcttcttttgagacacagGCAATTTCCCTTTCAAAATGATTTTtgcaaaaaaaattttgttttgtttctcgagataggatttctctgtgtggcccaggctgccctggaactccctttgtagaggAGGCTGGCGTGAAACTCGGGGATCTGCCTGCGTAGGCTGGGAATTAAAGGCGTTAACCCCGCTCCCCCACACACCTGACTTATTTTTGCAAATTTAATTTCCAACAGCGAAATGTTATAGTGTTATTCCAAACCTGGCACctgcctcacccacccacccactcccccccaaaaaaaatgaagaggagaaaagaaactaaggttAACAACATAGCATCCAGAGAATTCAGGACAAGTTTTGAGATTGTGTGAATCCTAGAGGTGTTCTAGTGGTCTGAAGTGCCCTTGGAGATATTTAGGGGTTTCCCGGGACCTTAGACACGATAGGAATTTTGGAGGGGCCCAGTGAATGAGGTGGTCATTGAAAATCCATGGAGCCCCACCCCTAGTTGGGCATCTCTGGCCAGACAACAACGATATTTTTTTCCTCCACCCCATCTTCTCATAGGAGCCCCGCAGTCTGAGCGCAGCATCCGCGCCCTTGGTTGAGACGAGCACTCCCCTCCGCTTGCGTCGGGCCGTGCCCCGAGGAGAGGCGGCGGGTGCAGTGCAGGAGCTGGCGCGGGCGCTGGCGCACCTGCTGGAGGCCGAGAGACAGGAACGCGCGCGTGCCGAGGCGCAGGAGGCTGAGGATCAGCAGGCGCGTGTCCTGGCGCAGCTGCTGCGCGCCTGGGGCTCCCCGCGTGCCTCGGACCCGCCCTTGGCCCCGGACGATGACCCGGACGCTCCGGCTGCACAGCTCGCCCGTGCTCTGCTCCGAGCTCGCCTAGACCCGGCCGCCCTGGCAGCCCAACTTGTCCCCGCCCCTGCCGCTGCGCCGCGACCCCGGCCCCCAGTGTATGACGATGGCCCCACCGGCCCAGACGTCGAGGATGCAGGCGACGAGACTCCTGACGTGGACCCT
This window of the Mus pahari chromosome X, PAHARI_EIJ_v1.1, whole genome shotgun sequence genome carries:
- the Pcsk1n gene encoding proSAAS encodes the protein MAGSPLLCGPRAGGVGILVLLLLGLLRLPPTLSARPVKEPRSLSAASAPLVETSTPLRLRRAVPRGEAAGAVQELARALAHLLEAERQERARAEAQEAEDQQARVLAQLLRAWGSPRASDPPLAPDDDPDAPAAQLARALLRARLDPAALAAQLVPAPAAAPRPRPPVYDDGPTGPDVEDAGDETPDVDPELLRYLLGRILTGSSEPEAAPAPRRLRRSVDQDLGPEVPPENVLGALLRVKRLENPSPQAPARRLLPP